One genomic region from Lacerta agilis isolate rLacAgi1 chromosome 13, rLacAgi1.pri, whole genome shotgun sequence encodes:
- the LOC117056594 gene encoding LOW QUALITY PROTEIN: testis-expressed protein 2-like (The sequence of the model RefSeq protein was modified relative to this genomic sequence to represent the inferred CDS: inserted 2 bases in 2 codons; deleted 1 base in 1 codon): protein MDDHSQITFGPLTAKFSSQPYPQQGGEPASSQQLANHLASPSKEDDWEGVDGNELIFALDDEEDATPDSPDHFSMCEDIGKQDEHQEESTFHMPSPLPSPPELDFLPALPISSSPSLSPQRSTGLVNPQGPKPLINLVKSLSTEIEPRDASSLKPQPLLSLVKSISTEISRLEPEVTQSKSDSKLNVHRWRQITHPKGKTGDSRTAPSSPNISPSESKSSFFKAQEAKFEDTKRRFSEAMHEPLSRLSKIMGDENNVSPKHRSSLSGNHAHDSPSSHSKTILEDEESPTQETNLHGAVPGQPSGRSQVEDCCPNEQKWGPSLNCQYEFCSYGDVIQVVEVAADKSSGTEEVRMLPPLDILRPTKPCSRVPCKALACVAILAYHYFVLPLPPYFSGLCLGLACGFMLGFLIILLMMPKRSLSPRKRRTSLDQLPSETLNQQPQDPNILKGWMNEMYFYDPEIYHPSLTHSVFVTLEDTSMTISYPKSNIPRRATFEEEDFKVTLVSHRHYEMIGAKVFLFPPGLARKRMWNKKYPICILLPEQDDLSSKGSSEHDLEHSREKAVKRRLSPVQETPPMHPAEPQEKTLYLFGRTGRDKEEWFQHLARASRAENCSKALISPSFSLPGLNQLSPSGKGTCSSGSSRGSTDDLLSLIKPKDLVVNVREKLLLDYNMYMSRIVPTGTYSSPPESPSHSTVGSPTPKKFFGDTNVTSDTHTAWANAVLGRMFWDFLREKXWADLVSNKIQKKLGRIKLPYFMNELTLTELDMGTSIPQILSTSSPTIDNRGLWVDMEVTYSGSLQMTLETKMNLYKLGKEALGEESGKADDGREGVKPRLVLLADSDAESSSAGSSDEEDIPNMEPSGVPGERGTPPGAEGPVSGNSTSRKILRFVDKIAKSKYFQKATENEFIKKKIEEVSNTPLLLTVEVQELTGTLAVNIPPPPTDRIWYSFRTPPQLDLKVRPKLGEREVTFIHVTEWIEKKLQHEFQKILVMPNMDDLILPLMHSGWXSQLPTEGLQKEFPGEGAAKF, encoded by the exons ATGGATGACCACTCTCAAATCACTTTTGGTCCTTTGACTGCAAAGTTTTCTTCCCAACCGTACCCTCAGCAGGGAGGCGAACCTGCTAGTTCCCAACAGTTAGCCAACCACCTTGCTTCTCCCAGCAAAGAAGATGACTGGGAAGGCGTAGATGGAAATGAACTGATCTTTGCCTTAGATGATGAGGAAGATGCAACTCCTGACTCACCCGACCACTTTTCTATGTGTGAAGATATTGGGAAACAGGATGAACATCAGGAAGAGTCCACATTCCACATGCCATCCCCTCTGCCGTCTCCTCCTGAACTGGATTTCTTGCCCGCCCTCCCCATTTCCAGTTCACCCAGTTTATCACCCCAGAGATCAACAGGCCTTGTAAACCCTCAAGGCCCCAAGCCATTAATAAACTTAGTGAAATCCCTCTCAACTGAAATTGAGCCCCGGGACGCCTCTTCCCTCAAGCCCCAACCTTTGCTGAGCTTGGTCAAATCCATTTCAACCGAGATTTCCCGCCTGGAGCCAGAGGTGACACAGTCAAAGTCCGACTCCAAGCTCAATGTTCATCGATGGCGGCAGATCACCCATCCCAAGGGCAAAACTGGGGATTCTAGGACggctccctcctcccccaacaTTTCCCCCTCAGAGAGCAAAAGCAGCTTCTTCAAGGCTCAGGAAGCCAAATTTGAGGACACGAAAAGGCGGTTTTCAGAGGCCATGCATGAACCCCTTAGCAGACTCAGCAAAATCATGGGGGATGAGAATAACGTTTCACCAAAACACAGGTCCTCACTTTCTGGCAACCATGCCCACGATTCCCCTTCTAGCCACAGCAAGACCATTTTGGAAGACGAGGAGAGCCCAACCCAGGAGACCAATCTGCACGGGGCTGTTCCAGGACAGCCATCTGGGAGGAGTCAAGTGGAGGACTGTTGCCCCAATGAACAGAAATGGGGTCCCTCCTTAAACTGCCAGTATGAATTCTGCTCCTATGGAGATGTCATCCAAGTGGTGGAGGTTGCTGCGGACAAAAGTAGTGGCACAGAGGAAGTGCGGATGCTTCCACCTCTGGATATCCTCCGCCCCACCAAGCCTTGTAGCAGAGTGCCATGCAAAGCCCTTGCCTGCGTTGCCATCTTGGCCTACCACTATTTTgtgctgccactgcctccttaCTTCTCAGGCCTCTGCCTTGGCTTGGCATGTGGGTTCATGCTGGGCTTCCTCATTATTCTTCTGATGATGCCAAAGCGTTCCTTGTCTCCACGGAAAAGGCGGACATCTCTAGACCAGCTGCCATCAGAGACGCTGAATCAGCAGCCCCAGGATCCCAACATCCTTAAG GGGTGGATGAACGAAATGTATTTCTACGATCCGGAGATCTACCACCCGTCACTTACCCACTCTGTGTTCGTGACCTTGGAAGACACCAGCATGACGATCTCCTACCCCAAGAGCAACATCCCCCGGCGAGCCACCTTTGAGGAAGAGGACTTCAAGGTGACTTTGGTTAGTCACCGCCATTATGAAATGATTGGCGCAAAG GTCTTCCTCTTCCCACCTGGGCTGGCTCGCAAGAGGATGTGGAACAAGAAATACCCCATCTGCATTCTCCTCCCAGAGCAAGACGACTTGAGTAGCAAAGGCTCCAGTGAGCATGACTTGGAGCACTCAAGAGAGAAGGCTGTGAAGAGAAGGCTGTCACCAGTCCAAGAGACCCCTCCGATGCATCCAGCTGAGCCCCAGGAAAAGACTCTTTACCTCTTTGGCAGAACGGGGAGAGACAAGGAGGAATGGTTCCAGCATCTTGCAAGGGCCTCCCGGGCAGAAAACT GCAGCAAGGCTCTaatctccccctctttctctttgccAGGTTTAAACCAGCTCAGCCCATCAGGAAAGGGGAcgtgcagcagtggcagcagcaggggcagcaCTGATGACCTCCTTTCTCTCATCAAGCCCAAGGACCTGGTTGTTAATGTCCGGGAGAAGCTCCTTTTGGATTACAACATGTACATGTCCCGAATAGTCCCAACAGGGACATACTCCAGCCCACCCGAGAGCCCCTCCCACAGTACGGTAGGCAGCCCAACACCCAAAAAG TTCTTTGGGGATACGAATGTCACGAGTGACACACACACGGCTTGGGCCAACGCGGTGCTTGGGAGAATGTTTTGGGACTTCCTACGGGAAA TTTGGGCAGACCTAGTTTCAAACAAGATTCAGAAGAAACTAGGCAGAATCAAG CTGCCGTACTTCATGAACGAACTCACACTCACTGAACTGGACATGGGGACTTCCATCCCACAAATCCTCAGCACGTCAAGCCCGACCATTGATAACCGAG GGCTTTGGGTGGACATGGAAGTGACCTACAGCGGATCCCTGCAGATGACCCTGGAAACAAAGATGAACTTGTACAAACTAGGCAAAGAAGCCCTGGGAGAGGAGAGTGGAAAGGCAGACGATGGCAGGGAAGG TGTGAAGCCCCGCTTAGTCCTTCTGGCTGACAGCGATGCAGAGTCCTCCAGCGCTGGGTCCTCTGACGAGGAAGACATCCCCAACATGGAGCCCTCAGGGGTCCCAGGAGAAAGG GGTACCCCTCCTGGGGCTGAAGG CCCCGTCAGCGGAAACAGTACCAGCCGGAAGATCCTGCGCTTTGTGGACAAGATTGCCAAGTCCAAGTACTTCCAGAAGGCCACCGAGAATGAGTTTATTAAGAAGAAGATAGAGGAGGTCTCCAACACCCCCTTGCTCTTGACGGTGGAGGTCCAAGAGCTGACAGGCACACTGGCTGTGAACATCCCACCGCCCCCAACTGACCGAATCTG GTACAGCTTCCGGACTCCACCACAGCTGGATCTGAAGGTCCGCCCAAAGCTGGGGGAACGAGAGGTCACCTTCATCCATGTCACGGAATGGATCGAGAAGAAGCTTCAGCATGAATTCCAG AAAATTTTAGTGATGCCAAATATGGACGATCTCATCTTACCCCTCATGCATTCTGGTT AATCCCAGCTGCCTACAGAAGGACTCCAGAAGGAATTCCCAGGAGAGGGTGCAGCAAAATTTTGA